The following proteins come from a genomic window of Microbacterium sp. JZ31:
- a CDS encoding DUF2000 domain-containing protein — protein MDIGFAPDEIDTTAPTRAARLKWVVVVDGSLPAGRIANATACVGAATGEAVAGLLGPGAVDGHGSAHAGLPWIGCSVLSADAAQLAAIRAKAAASDGVFVADMPAHAQLTRVYDEYLAEVSGRASEDLGYLAVGLVGPRNRVDRIVGRLPLLA, from the coding sequence ATGGACATCGGCTTCGCACCGGACGAGATCGACACGACCGCGCCGACGCGCGCCGCACGACTGAAGTGGGTGGTCGTCGTCGACGGCTCGCTGCCGGCCGGGCGCATCGCCAACGCGACCGCGTGCGTCGGCGCCGCGACGGGTGAGGCCGTGGCGGGGCTGCTCGGCCCGGGCGCCGTCGACGGCCACGGGTCGGCCCACGCGGGGCTGCCCTGGATCGGCTGCTCGGTGCTCTCCGCCGACGCCGCGCAGCTCGCCGCGATCCGCGCGAAGGCCGCCGCGTCGGATGGCGTGTTCGTCGCCGACATGCCTGCGCACGCGCAGCTCACGCGCGTGTACGACGAGTACCTCGCCGAGGTCTCGGGGCGCGCCTCCGAGGACCTCGGCTACCTCGCGGTCGGCCTCGTCGGACCGCGCAACCGCGTCGACCGCATCGTGGGCCGGCTGCCGCTGCTGGCGTGA
- the phnH gene encoding phosphonate C-P lyase system protein PhnH, with the protein MSTVNAQNHLPGFADPVHDAQRVFRAVLEAMARPTLAQPILGLAPLQTPAPLGRVAGAVVLALCDEQTPVWLDKRLGRGSDVCAWIRFHTGARLVERPEDALFAVASSPSVAPPLADLAQGTDEEPHLSATLLIDAVGARPIGAFTATGPGVNGTAHWDGAGLPGGFLTQWEANRAGFPRGVDVILAGANEVRALPRTTKLTGHENRSA; encoded by the coding sequence GTGAGCACCGTGAACGCCCAGAACCACCTGCCGGGCTTCGCCGATCCGGTCCACGACGCGCAGCGCGTGTTCCGCGCGGTGCTCGAGGCCATGGCGCGGCCGACGCTGGCGCAGCCGATCCTCGGGCTCGCCCCGCTGCAGACGCCCGCGCCGCTCGGCCGCGTGGCGGGGGCGGTCGTCCTCGCCCTGTGCGACGAGCAGACGCCGGTCTGGCTCGACAAGCGCCTCGGCCGCGGGTCGGACGTGTGCGCGTGGATCCGGTTCCACACCGGGGCGCGCCTCGTCGAGCGGCCGGAGGACGCGCTGTTCGCCGTCGCGTCCTCGCCGTCCGTCGCGCCGCCCCTGGCCGACCTCGCGCAGGGCACGGATGAGGAGCCCCACCTGTCCGCCACGCTCCTGATCGACGCGGTCGGCGCGCGACCGATCGGCGCGTTCACCGCGACCGGCCCCGGCGTGAACGGCACGGCGCACTGGGACGGTGCGGGCCTTCCCGGCGGGTTCCTCACGCAGTGGGAAGCGAACCGCGCCGGCTTCCCGCGCGGCGTCGACGTCATCCTGGCCGGCGCGAACGAGGTGCGCGCGCTGCCGCGCACGACGAAGCTCACCGGCCACGAGAACAGGAGCGCCTGA
- a CDS encoding Lrp/AsnC family transcriptional regulator, whose product MTDLDGLDAAILAALQTNARMTNREVAARVGVSPTTALDRTRALRRRGVIRGATLDVDLPSVGRGVQALISVRVRPPSREVIEAFRDWASDLPETLGVFVVSGDVDFVIHVAVADNDALYAFVIDRLTEREEIADVRTTVVYEHLRGPGIGITPTR is encoded by the coding sequence ATGACGGATCTGGACGGACTTGATGCGGCGATCCTGGCTGCGCTCCAGACGAATGCACGGATGACGAACCGCGAGGTGGCGGCACGCGTCGGCGTCTCGCCGACCACGGCGCTCGATCGCACGCGCGCGTTGCGGCGGCGTGGCGTCATCCGCGGGGCGACGCTGGACGTCGATCTGCCGAGTGTCGGCCGCGGCGTGCAGGCGCTCATCTCGGTGCGCGTGCGGCCGCCGTCGCGCGAGGTGATCGAGGCGTTCCGCGACTGGGCATCCGACCTGCCCGAGACCCTCGGCGTCTTCGTCGTGAGCGGCGACGTCGATTTCGTCATCCACGTCGCGGTGGCCGACAACGACGCGCTCTACGCGTTCGTGATCGACCGTCTCACCGAGCGCGAGGAGATCGCGGACGTTCGCACGACCGTGGTGTACGAGCACCTGCGCGGCCCAGGGATCGGGATCACGCCGACACGGTGA
- the phnG gene encoding phosphonate C-P lyase system protein PhnG: MDQHEDVEARRRTARVLANAAEAELAALWEAWPDRPQVQYLRGPEAGLVMVQGRTGGTGDRFHLGEATVTRATVVVRSDQPDADEGVGTAYVLGSHPEHAGLAAIFDAMLASGRRERVLADVIEPLERAQAERDALARAEARSTVVDFFTVARENSGPDEEDDE; this comes from the coding sequence ATGGATCAGCACGAAGACGTCGAGGCGCGTCGCCGCACCGCGCGAGTGCTCGCGAACGCCGCCGAGGCAGAGCTCGCCGCGCTCTGGGAGGCGTGGCCGGATCGCCCGCAGGTGCAGTACCTGCGCGGCCCCGAGGCCGGCCTCGTCATGGTGCAGGGCCGCACCGGGGGCACCGGCGACCGCTTCCACCTCGGAGAGGCGACGGTGACCCGCGCGACCGTGGTCGTGCGATCCGACCAGCCTGACGCCGACGAGGGCGTCGGCACCGCCTACGTGCTCGGCAGCCACCCCGAGCACGCCGGGCTCGCGGCGATCTTCGACGCGATGCTCGCCTCCGGCCGGCGCGAGCGTGTGCTCGCCGACGTGATCGAGCCGCTCGAGCGGGCGCAGGCCGAGCGCGACGCGCTCGCCCGCGCCGAGGCCCGAAGCACGGTCGTCGACTTCTTCACCGTCGCTCGGGAGAACTCCGGCCCGGACGAGGAGGATGACGAGTGA
- a CDS encoding carbon-phosphorus lyase complex subunit PhnI — MYVAVKGGEKAIANAHALLAKRGAGESARIDYAQVREQLGVLVSRVMAEGSLYDPDLAAKALLQAQGDVLEAVTLLRSYRTTLPRFGTTAPIDTAGLPAERRISATFKDLPGGQRLGATFDYTHRLLADELETPDVATDETRQDDAPMPRITDLLGVDALIEADRPEDWTDPDPADLTREPTVFPMSRAERLQALARGDEGFLLSLGYSTQRGFGRTHPFAGEVRVGEVEVLFDAPELGFEVPIGRIEVTECQMVNQFVGGRDAQGAERPPQFTRGYGLVFGRAERKAMSMSLVDRALRHEEFAERAVSPAQDEEFVISHADNVQATGFVEHLKLPHYVDFQGELVLIRQLHREFQERAAAAAAEEDAHV, encoded by the coding sequence ATGTACGTCGCCGTCAAGGGAGGCGAGAAGGCCATCGCCAACGCGCACGCGCTGCTCGCCAAGCGCGGCGCGGGCGAGTCCGCGCGCATCGACTACGCCCAGGTGCGCGAGCAGCTCGGCGTGCTGGTCTCCCGCGTCATGGCCGAGGGGTCGCTCTACGATCCCGACCTCGCCGCCAAGGCGCTGCTGCAGGCGCAGGGCGATGTGCTCGAGGCCGTCACGCTGCTGCGCTCGTACCGCACCACACTGCCGCGCTTCGGCACCACGGCTCCGATCGACACCGCGGGCCTGCCGGCCGAGCGCCGCATCTCGGCGACGTTCAAGGACCTGCCCGGCGGCCAGCGGCTCGGCGCGACGTTCGACTACACGCACCGCCTGCTCGCCGACGAGCTCGAGACGCCGGATGTCGCGACGGACGAGACCCGACAGGACGACGCCCCGATGCCGCGCATCACCGACCTGCTCGGCGTCGACGCGCTGATCGAAGCGGATCGCCCGGAGGACTGGACGGATCCGGATCCGGCCGACCTCACGCGGGAGCCGACCGTCTTCCCGATGTCGCGCGCCGAGCGGCTGCAGGCCCTCGCGCGCGGCGACGAGGGCTTCCTGCTCTCGCTCGGCTACTCGACCCAGCGCGGCTTCGGCCGCACCCACCCGTTCGCGGGCGAGGTGCGCGTCGGCGAGGTCGAGGTGCTGTTCGATGCGCCCGAGCTCGGCTTCGAGGTGCCCATCGGCCGCATCGAGGTCACGGAGTGCCAGATGGTCAACCAGTTCGTCGGCGGGCGCGACGCGCAGGGCGCCGAGCGTCCGCCGCAGTTCACGCGCGGCTACGGCCTTGTCTTCGGCCGCGCCGAGCGGAAGGCCATGTCGATGTCGCTCGTGGATCGCGCGCTGCGCCACGAGGAGTTCGCCGAGCGCGCCGTCTCTCCCGCGCAGGACGAGGAGTTCGTGATCAGCCACGCCGACAACGTCCAGGCGACCGGCTTCGTCGAGCACCTGAAGCTGCCGCACTACGTCGACTTCCAGGGCGAGCTCGTGCTCATCCGGCAGCTGCACCGCGAGTTCCAGGAGCGCGCGGCCGCGGCGGCAGCCGAGGAGGACGCCCATGTCTGA
- the phnF gene encoding phosphonate metabolism transcriptional regulator PhnF — protein MSEPARATGYSAWRLIAEELRADIAEGRLAVGDRLPSESALAERFGVNRHTARQALASLAADGLVESRRGSGTFVTGGSVHVHRIGMRTRLSTSLGDRHSSAGRVLESATEPAPADVAARLGIAAGAPAVRVEALRTVDGEPLALATRWFDPALLPDGAAALRRTSSVTAALRASGIDDYVRASTVVAARHATASEAALLALDPGAIVLVTESLDTLVDGTPLQHQITRFAAQRVRLDIEHVAPTN, from the coding sequence GTGTCCGAACCCGCCCGTGCGACCGGCTACTCGGCGTGGCGCCTGATCGCCGAGGAGCTGCGCGCCGACATCGCCGAGGGCCGTCTGGCGGTGGGCGATCGCCTGCCGTCCGAGAGCGCGCTCGCCGAGCGGTTCGGCGTCAACCGCCACACGGCGCGCCAGGCGCTCGCATCCCTCGCGGCCGACGGCCTTGTCGAGTCGCGCCGCGGAAGCGGCACGTTCGTCACGGGCGGATCCGTCCACGTGCACCGGATCGGCATGCGCACGCGGCTGTCGACCAGCCTGGGCGACCGCCACTCGTCCGCCGGCCGCGTGCTCGAGAGCGCGACGGAGCCGGCCCCCGCCGATGTGGCCGCCCGGCTCGGTATCGCAGCCGGCGCTCCCGCCGTGCGCGTCGAGGCCCTGCGGACCGTCGACGGCGAGCCGCTCGCGCTCGCGACGCGCTGGTTCGACCCGGCGCTGCTGCCGGACGGTGCCGCGGCGCTGCGCCGCACGTCGTCGGTCACGGCTGCGCTACGGGCGAGCGGCATCGACGACTACGTCCGCGCCTCGACCGTCGTGGCGGCGCGCCACGCCACGGCATCGGAGGCCGCGTTGCTGGCGCTCGACCCCGGCGCGATCGTGCTCGTGACCGAGTCGCTCGACACGCTGGTCGACGGCACTCCCCTGCAGCACCAGATCACGCGCTTCGCTGCTCAGCGGGTGCGGCTGGACATCGAGCACGTCGCACCCACGAACTGA